The genomic stretch GCGCGCCGTCGGGTGTGCCCCGCTCGGCGCTGGTCGGGATGCCCGCATCGCGGTCGCCCACCACGGGCACGTAATCGTCGCCCTCTTCCAAATCAAAATGATTGAGCGACAGCTCGATATTCTGATTATCGTCGATCCAGTAGCCCAGCTTGCCGAACAGGTCGTAACTTTCCGAGTTTTGCAGCTCGCCGGGGTAGGCAATGCCCACGCGACGGTCGCCGCCATCGTAAAACACGCCCCTCTCTTGGCGGGTGGCCGCGGCCACGAAATCCCAGTCGCCCTGCTGGCCGCTAATGCGATAGTTGAGCTTGTTGCCCAAGCCTTCCGAGTGAAGGTCGTCGTCAATGGTGACGCTAATGCCCGCGCTTTGGCTAATACCGCCCCCTTCGGCCCGACGGGTGACGAAGTTGATCAAACCGCCGGTGGCTCCCAAACCATGCTCGGCGCTGGCCCCGTGAATCACTTCAATCCGCTCGACCATGGAGAGGTCGATGGTGTAACTGTCACGAGAGCTATCGCGCAGCGGATTGGACTGAGGCACGCCATCGATCAGGAACAGCGCATCGCGCCCGCGCAGCGTCTCCCCGGCGTTGGACAGCTTCTGACGGCTAGGTGAAAAGGAGGGAATCAAGTTGCTCAAGACCTGGCCAGGGTCGTCGGTGATGGCGAGCTGCTGTTCGATCTGCTCACGCGTGATCACTGTCACCCGCTGCGGGGTTTGGCCTTCTTCGCTGCGGCTACGCGTCGCCGTCACGACCATGGTGGGTGATGACTCGTTGAGCGCCTGCCCCACGTCAGTTGCCTCTTGCTGGGCATTGGCCTGAGTGGCTGCCACTAATCCTGCCAAGGTGACCGTTGGCCAGAAAGCGGCGTGTTTCATCGTTTGCATGTCTGCTCCCTTGCGTTGTGTGTAACGTCGTACGAATGAACCCTTGGTGAATTATCACTTTAGCGGCCGCTGAAATGCTAACGCGGATCTAAATGATAATGATTATATTATGCACAAAGAAACAGGCAGGTCTACCGTTGCGAACGCACCGTTCGAACGTCCGCAATGACACAGAACAGGCAGCCACAAGAACAACATTGAAAATGAGAATATTTTGCCTTAGGGTGCTGACTGCCCTAATTTCGTGACTGAGCTTGCCTGAGCCTACCTTATGCCCGCCTATTCCCACCCTGCATCACGACTCACCGCTGACGGCCTGCACGCTGGCTACGACACCAAGCGCATTCTGCAAGGGGTAGATATGGCTGTAGCGGAAGGCCAACTCACCGTGCTGCTAGGGCCCAATGGCAGCGGCAAATCGACTCTGCTGAAAACGCTGGCGCGCACGCTGACGCCCAGCGGCGGGCATGTCTATCTCGATGGCAAGGACATTCATCGCAGCAACACCCGGGAGGTCGCCCAGCGGCTAGGCATTTTGCCGCAAGGCCCCATCGCCCCCGAGGGGTTGAGCGTAAAACAGCTGGTGGGGATGGGACGCTTTCCCCACCAAGGGTTTTGGAAAAAAGATCCGCAGCAGGATGCCAACGCCATCGCCGAAGCCATGGCCTATATGCACGTGACCGAGTTTGCCGACCGGGATGTGGAAGCGCTCTCCGGTGGCCAGCGCCAGCGCTGCTGGATCGCGATGGTGCTCGCCCAGCAGACCGATTTAATTTTGCTGGATGAACCCACCACCTTTTTAGATTTGAAGGTGCAGGTAGACCTGCTGGCACTGCTTTCTCGGCTGGCCCACGACCATGGCCGCACACTGCTGCTGGTACTGCACGACTTGAACCTCGCCGCCGCCTACGCCGACCATCTAGTGATGATGCGCGACGGACAAATCGTCACCAGCGGCGCGCCAAACGACGTGTTCACCGCGGCCAACCTAAAGCGCGTCTTCGACCTAGATGCGCATATTCTGCGCGACCCCGCTAGCGGCAGCCCAGTGTGCGTGCCCTTCACCTCGGCGACGTTACAGGCAGCTCTATGAACCATACCTTCTGCGCGGATTTAAGCCGTGAACAGCACGATCCGCTGGCCGGTAGCGCCGC from Halomonas meridiana encodes the following:
- a CDS encoding ABC transporter ATP-binding protein; amino-acid sequence: MPAYSHPASRLTADGLHAGYDTKRILQGVDMAVAEGQLTVLLGPNGSGKSTLLKTLARTLTPSGGHVYLDGKDIHRSNTREVAQRLGILPQGPIAPEGLSVKQLVGMGRFPHQGFWKKDPQQDANAIAEAMAYMHVTEFADRDVEALSGGQRQRCWIAMVLAQQTDLILLDEPTTFLDLKVQVDLLALLSRLAHDHGRTLLLVLHDLNLAAAYADHLVMMRDGQIVTSGAPNDVFTAANLKRVFDLDAHILRDPASGSPVCVPFTSATLQAAL